One Streptomyces sp. RPA4-2 genomic window carries:
- a CDS encoding ABC transporter permease: MRLILRNLGFYLLAFWASITLNFVLPRFMPGDPVSRMFAQAQGTMQPDQIAQLRKLFGLDDRPLWEQYVSYVKSVFTGDLGISISRFPTPVSDVIGSQIGWTLLLGGVALVIAAVLGNLLGIVAAWRRGGVLDSALPPLLIFVGSFPYFWLAMGALYLFGVSLGWFPMRHAYDVGLTPGFNGEFLSNVATHLVLPALTIVLVSIGGWMLGMRNTMIATAAEDYITMAEAKGLSPSRIMVRYAARNALLPSVTNFGMALGFVVGGALLTEVVFAYPGIGYQLLMAVQGLDYPLMQGIFLTITAAVLIANFLVDLVYVRLDPRVRVR; this comes from the coding sequence GTGCGTCTGATCCTGCGCAACCTGGGGTTCTATCTGCTCGCCTTCTGGGCCTCCATCACCCTGAACTTCGTTCTCCCGCGCTTCATGCCGGGCGACCCGGTCTCCCGGATGTTCGCGCAGGCCCAGGGCACCATGCAGCCCGACCAGATAGCCCAGCTGCGGAAACTCTTCGGCCTCGACGACCGCCCCCTCTGGGAGCAGTACGTCTCCTACGTCAAAAGCGTCTTCACCGGCGACCTCGGCATCTCCATCTCCCGCTTCCCGACCCCGGTCTCCGACGTGATCGGCTCGCAGATCGGCTGGACCCTGCTCCTCGGCGGTGTCGCGCTCGTCATCGCGGCCGTGCTCGGCAACCTGCTCGGCATCGTCGCCGCCTGGCGGCGCGGCGGCGTCCTCGACTCCGCCTTGCCGCCCCTGCTGATCTTCGTCGGCTCGTTCCCCTACTTCTGGCTGGCCATGGGTGCGCTGTACCTGTTCGGGGTGAGCCTCGGCTGGTTCCCCATGCGGCACGCCTACGACGTCGGACTGACCCCCGGCTTCAACGGCGAATTCCTCTCCAACGTCGCCACCCACCTGGTGCTGCCCGCCCTGACCATCGTGCTGGTCTCCATCGGCGGCTGGATGCTCGGCATGCGCAACACCATGATCGCCACCGCGGCCGAGGACTACATCACCATGGCCGAGGCGAAGGGGCTCAGCCCCTCGCGGATCATGGTCCGCTACGCCGCCCGCAACGCGCTGCTCCCCTCCGTCACCAACTTCGGCATGGCGCTCGGCTTCGTCGTCGGCGGCGCGCTGCTCACCGAGGTCGTGTTCGCCTACCCCGGGATCGGCTACCAGCTGCTGATGGCCGTCCAGGGCCTGGACTACCCACTGATGCAGGGCATCTTCCTGACGATCACGGCCGCAGTGCTGATCGCGAACTTCCTCGTCGACCTCGTCTACGTCCGCCTCGACCCGCGCGTCCGCGTCCGCTGA
- a CDS encoding ABC transporter permease — MTAIEIATAPAPTASARASRRRGLLRQLIDSKKALTGLILLALFALLALLAPVLAPGDPSLINSTGSQAPSAAHWLGTTAKGQDVLALTLWGARSSLFVGFTVGLVATAVAIVVGLASAYFDRVVDDALTLVTNIFLLLPGLPLLIILAAFLPPGTSTVILVLVVTGWAGSARVLRAQAKSIRGKDFVAAAVVTGERPLRIMFREILPNMASVVMTTLLGCVIFGIGAQAGLEFLGLGDSSVVSWGTNLYWASNDGALMTGTWWAFVPSGLCIALVAFALALVNYAVDEITNPRLRNRRARRERRG, encoded by the coding sequence ATGACCGCCATCGAAATCGCCACGGCCCCCGCGCCGACGGCCTCCGCGCGCGCTTCCCGCCGGCGCGGACTGCTGCGCCAGCTCATCGACAGCAAGAAGGCGCTGACCGGGCTGATCCTGCTCGCTCTCTTCGCGCTGCTGGCCCTGCTCGCACCCGTCCTGGCACCCGGCGACCCGTCGCTCATCAACTCCACGGGCAGCCAGGCCCCCTCGGCCGCACACTGGCTCGGTACGACCGCCAAGGGACAGGACGTGCTCGCCCTCACCCTCTGGGGTGCGCGCAGCTCCCTCTTCGTCGGCTTCACCGTGGGGCTCGTGGCGACCGCGGTCGCCATCGTCGTCGGCCTCGCATCCGCGTACTTCGACCGCGTCGTGGACGACGCGCTGACCCTGGTCACCAACATCTTCCTGCTGCTGCCTGGGCTGCCGCTGCTCATCATCCTGGCCGCGTTCCTGCCGCCCGGGACCTCCACCGTGATCCTGGTCCTCGTCGTCACCGGCTGGGCGGGCTCGGCCCGGGTCCTGCGCGCGCAGGCCAAGTCGATCCGCGGCAAGGACTTCGTGGCCGCCGCCGTCGTCACCGGAGAACGTCCCCTGCGGATCATGTTCCGCGAGATCCTGCCCAACATGGCGTCCGTGGTGATGACCACGCTGCTCGGCTGCGTGATCTTCGGCATCGGCGCCCAGGCCGGCCTGGAGTTCCTCGGCCTCGGCGACAGCAGCGTCGTCAGCTGGGGCACCAACCTGTACTGGGCCAGCAACGACGGCGCGCTGATGACCGGCACGTGGTGGGCCTTCGTCCCCTCCGGACTGTGCATCGCGCTCGTCGCCTTCGCGCTCGCGCTGGTCAACTACGCGGTCGACGAGATCACCAACCCGAGGCTGCGCAACCGCCGTGCCCGCCGTGAGAGGAGGGGCTGA
- a CDS encoding ABC transporter ATP-binding protein: protein MEPVLEVNGLRVEYRSDGRTVVGADDVSFSIGAGEVFGLAGESGCGKSTIANAVMRLLKPPAEITAGSIRFQGRDVLALDPRELRAFRWREIAMVFQSAMNSLNPVLTIGEQIVDIFTTHEKLKKRLARERAGELLQLVGIDPGRLKAYPHQLSGGMRQRVVIAMAVALHPRLLIMDEPTTALDVVVQQEIMAQIRDLQRELGFSILFITHDMSLMIELSDRMGVMYGGRIVELADAKDLFAGPLHPYTEALMNAFPPLTGPRQELTGLFDAPRTADSCGFHVRCPEDRSDCSMNIPDLREIAPGRWVAQSAQGAPR from the coding sequence ATGGAACCCGTACTTGAGGTGAACGGCCTGCGCGTCGAATACCGCAGCGACGGACGCACCGTCGTGGGCGCCGACGACGTCTCCTTCTCCATCGGCGCCGGAGAGGTCTTCGGCCTCGCCGGGGAGTCCGGCTGCGGCAAATCGACCATCGCAAACGCGGTGATGCGGCTGCTGAAGCCCCCGGCGGAGATCACCGCGGGCAGCATCCGCTTCCAGGGCAGGGACGTCCTCGCCCTGGACCCACGGGAGCTGCGCGCCTTCCGGTGGCGTGAGATCGCCATGGTCTTCCAGTCGGCGATGAACTCCCTCAACCCCGTCCTGACCATCGGCGAGCAGATCGTCGACATCTTCACCACCCACGAGAAGCTGAAGAAGCGGCTCGCGCGGGAGCGGGCCGGCGAGCTGCTTCAGCTGGTCGGCATCGACCCGGGAAGGCTGAAGGCGTACCCGCACCAGCTCTCCGGCGGCATGCGCCAGCGCGTGGTCATCGCCATGGCCGTCGCACTCCACCCCCGGCTGCTGATCATGGACGAGCCGACCACCGCGCTCGACGTGGTCGTGCAGCAGGAGATCATGGCGCAGATCCGCGACCTCCAGCGGGAGCTGGGCTTCTCCATTCTCTTCATCACCCACGACATGTCCCTGATGATCGAGCTGTCGGACCGCATGGGCGTGATGTACGGCGGACGGATCGTCGAACTCGCCGACGCCAAGGACCTGTTCGCGGGGCCGCTCCACCCCTACACCGAGGCGCTGATGAACGCCTTCCCGCCGCTGACCGGCCCGCGCCAAGAGCTCACCGGCCTCTTCGACGCCCCGCGCACCGCCGACAGTTGCGGCTTCCACGTCCGCTGTCCCGAGGACCGCTCGGACTGCTCCATGAACATCCCCGACCTGCGCGAGATCGCCCCCGGCCGGTGGGTGGCCCAGAGTGCCCAGGGAGCCCCCCGATGA
- a CDS encoding ATP-binding cassette domain-containing protein, whose protein sequence is MTQPLLSVRGLTKDFQVGTVFSRRRVRAVNDVSFDLPAGRITALVGESGSGKSTIARCLARLEQPSAGQVLLDGQDILRTERRRASRAYRRKVQMVFQDPFGSLNPVHRVEHFLTRALVLHGHSATPETLRELIETVGLTEDMLQSYPHELSGGQRQRVSIARALAVDPRLILADEPTSMLDVSVRVGVLNLMRRLRDERNIAMLYITHDLGSARYLADTTMVMFAGELVEGGDALAVMDAPAHPYTRLLLSAVPDPRTGKQLRPRRARQAPRGDPQPHVLPLRRRRHVQPHRARPPHRRRERRTAPLGALPPARTRLRHRPPRPEGHRPAGRRGHRRHRESGDHRRMTHDLTLPSASHTAEGLAERALRDPHRPRFHFTSPGGWLNDPNGLSHWNGVYHLFYQYNPLAAAHHRIHWGHATSTDLVHWSDEPVALVPGSDGPDRDGCWSGVLVDDGGVPTLVYSGRHGDHELPCVARGSADLRYWTKDQANPVITAPPEGVDITAFRDHCVWREGQVWRQLVGSGIRGVGGTAFLYESDDLLSWRYVGPLLTGDASQHQGELDWTGTMWECVDLFRLGEDEEAGSTDVLVFSAWDEGTTHHPLYWTGRYHGDTFNPTALHRLDYGGRYFYAPQSTRDEHGRRIMFGWLQEGRTDEANAQAGWCGVMSLPRVVTLATDGGLHQAPAPELTELRRERVEVAPGRQADRYTRLPAVRGDQLDIETTLRLAPGATARLVVRETPDGAERTVVEVSRAQDGTGGTLRLRRETSSLDPTVDTEPRYGELPLGTNGRVDLRVLVDHSALEVFANGRALTARIYPTRANEAVGVGIGADGDVALERFDAWQMASAFTDGPRPLWP, encoded by the coding sequence ATGACCCAGCCCCTGCTGTCCGTACGCGGTCTGACCAAGGACTTCCAGGTCGGCACCGTCTTCTCCCGGCGCCGCGTCCGTGCCGTCAACGATGTGTCCTTCGACCTGCCGGCCGGCCGGATCACCGCCCTGGTCGGCGAGTCCGGCAGCGGCAAGTCCACCATCGCCCGCTGCCTCGCCCGCCTCGAACAGCCCTCCGCCGGGCAGGTACTGCTCGACGGCCAGGACATCCTGCGCACCGAGCGGCGCCGGGCATCACGGGCGTACCGCCGCAAGGTCCAGATGGTCTTCCAGGACCCCTTCGGCTCACTCAACCCCGTCCACCGCGTCGAGCACTTCCTCACCCGGGCCCTCGTCCTGCACGGGCACTCCGCCACACCAGAGACACTGCGCGAGCTGATAGAAACGGTCGGCCTGACCGAGGACATGCTCCAGTCCTACCCGCACGAACTCTCCGGCGGCCAGCGTCAGCGCGTCTCCATCGCTCGCGCGTTGGCGGTGGACCCGCGCCTCATCCTGGCCGACGAACCGACGTCGATGCTGGACGTCTCCGTGCGCGTCGGCGTGCTCAACCTGATGCGGCGCCTGCGCGACGAGCGAAACATCGCCATGCTCTACATCACCCACGACCTGGGCTCCGCCCGCTACCTCGCGGACACCACCATGGTCATGTTCGCCGGCGAACTCGTCGAGGGCGGCGACGCGTTGGCGGTGATGGACGCCCCCGCCCACCCCTACACCCGCCTGCTGCTGTCCGCCGTACCCGACCCCCGAACGGGTAAGCAGCTACGACCCCGTCGAGCGCGCCAAGCACCGCGAGGCGATCCTCAACCCCACGTCCTGCCCCTACGGCGACGACGGCACGTGCAGCCGCACCGAGCCCGTCCGCCACATCGTCGGCGAGAACGACGGACAGCCCCACTGGGTGCGCTGCCACCTGCGCGCACCCGCCTCCGACATCGCCCGCCGCGTCCTGAAGGCCACCGACCGGCCGGACGGCGAGGCCACCGACGACACCGAGAAAGCGGAGACCACCGCCGCATGACCCACGACCTCACCCTCCCCTCCGCCAGCCACACCGCCGAGGGGCTGGCCGAACGCGCCCTGCGCGACCCCCACCGCCCCCGCTTCCACTTCACCTCGCCCGGCGGCTGGCTCAACGACCCCAACGGGCTGAGCCACTGGAACGGCGTCTACCACCTCTTCTACCAGTACAACCCGCTCGCCGCCGCCCACCACCGCATCCACTGGGGCCACGCCACCAGTACCGACCTCGTGCACTGGTCCGATGAGCCAGTCGCCCTGGTGCCAGGCTCGGACGGCCCGGACCGCGACGGCTGTTGGTCCGGTGTCCTGGTGGACGACGGGGGAGTGCCGACGCTCGTCTACTCGGGCAGGCACGGAGACCACGAACTCCCCTGCGTGGCCAGGGGATCGGCCGACCTGCGGTACTGGACCAAAGACCAGGCCAACCCGGTCATCACCGCCCCGCCCGAGGGCGTCGACATCACGGCCTTCCGCGACCACTGCGTCTGGCGGGAGGGCCAGGTGTGGCGCCAGCTGGTGGGCTCGGGCATCCGGGGCGTCGGCGGAACGGCCTTCCTGTACGAATCCGACGACCTGCTCAGCTGGCGCTACGTCGGCCCCCTGCTGACCGGCGACGCCTCGCAGCACCAGGGCGAGCTCGACTGGACCGGCACGATGTGGGAGTGCGTCGACCTCTTCCGGCTCGGCGAGGACGAGGAGGCCGGCAGCACCGACGTGCTGGTCTTCTCCGCCTGGGACGAGGGCACCACCCACCACCCCCTGTACTGGACCGGCCGCTACCACGGCGACACCTTCAACCCGACCGCCCTCCACCGCCTCGACTACGGCGGACGCTACTTCTACGCCCCCCAGTCCACTCGCGACGAGCACGGCCGCCGCATCATGTTCGGCTGGCTCCAGGAGGGACGGACGGACGAGGCGAACGCGCAGGCCGGCTGGTGCGGCGTGATGTCCCTGCCGAGGGTCGTCACGCTCGCCACGGACGGCGGCCTGCATCAGGCCCCGGCGCCGGAGCTGACCGAGCTGCGGCGGGAGCGCGTAGAGGTGGCTCCGGGCCGGCAGGCCGACCGGTACACCCGGCTGCCCGCCGTGCGCGGGGACCAGCTGGACATCGAGACGACCCTGCGTCTCGCTCCCGGAGCGACCGCCCGGCTCGTGGTCCGCGAGACACCGGACGGCGCGGAACGCACGGTCGTGGAGGTGAGCAGGGCGCAGGACGGAACGGGCGGCACCCTCCGCCTGCGCCGCGAGACCAGCAGCCTCGACCCGACGGTCGACACCGAACCCCGTTACGGCGAACTGCCGTTGGGCACTAACGGGCGGGTCGACCTGCGCGTCCTCGTCGACCACTCCGCACTGGAGGTCTTCGCCAACGGGCGTGCCCTCACCGCCCGCATCTACCCCACCCGGGCCAACGAGGCCGTGGGCGTCGGTATCGGTGCCGACGGCGACGTGGCCCTGGAGCGGTTCGACGCCTGGCAGATGGCGTCGGCCTTCACCGACGGACCTCGGCCGCTGTGGCCGTGA